tcaaaatttgaCCAATCATATAAAGTTAAGGGTTTTTATAATTacttaataaaattgaaaattaataattaggtaatgatgggtagggctttatgactacggactCTAGTGATATAATACCCCATAAAGCCCCTGTATGACGTGGCACGACACATATCGTATAACGCCCACAAAGGGACTTTATGACTATGGATGGCCTAACACTGTATATTTCACATGATAACGATAACATGGAAAGCTAAAAAGATAGAGAACGTTGGGGTTGTGAAATTGGCTGTATAAGCATTTTACTATGAGTTGTATTTGAGATATTACTTATGTAATAAATTATGTGTATTTTCTCGCCCTAAGttgtatattattattaatttattattggAAATTGGTGATCCAGATCAACCTGGTAAAATTTTCTTGGGGGCTCGGACATCTAAAGATCAAATGAGATGGATTAAGTTCGTTTAATACGAtgaaaaaatatattaaaaatgaGAGAAAAAGAAGGATAAAAAGGGTATGGACCTAGAAAGATTCATTTGGAATATTAGAGAAAAAGCATAAACATCTTTTTTAAAGTACCCTTCTTATTACACTTTAACTCAAACCAGAAAACCAAATTATTCATGTTGAAGTAGCACCATCATATACATATTATTCGGCCAatgagctagtggtggagtggtaagggagagacatTGTGTTCCAAGTGACTCAAGTTCAATTACTGCCCCTAGTatttagtttctgcggcacctggtgatgatgggagactaggcgagtaggcggtgatcgctagttcgatccttgaactgagcggggtttacctcaccgcactgtcgtgccttcgggcgagtgttcacgggcttcggccctaggtgggggttttccccggttcggaaggcgagtgtatcccgatgtggtgaatttcgccagtagcccatttggaggattcgttggccgttcaaaaaaaaaacatattattcGAATTAATTATTTATATTACGATGATATTTGaataatttatataatataaatcaAACTAGTATTAAGTCCCCCTACGTTGCGGTGGGGGCGTAAAACCGTGACAAATAGCACCAATGTCATAGTACTGTCAGCAACCACCAACACTTAAGTTGCGGTGTGTTAATACGGataaattagaccgaaacgtaaaacatagaaaataataactaagtcgacttAGGACCTGCGTTTTACGACGAACctatcaaacaggaaaaaaaataGACAACATAAAAACGTTGGACCACACACGCACATTACGTTAGTTGACTTGCAAATATTAGAACAAAGcgtaaaacaaaacataaaaacgATGAACCACACACAAACATTACGCCgcgttaactcgcaaaatttagaacaaaacgtaaaacgaaaattttgcGAGATATGAAACGTATAGGGGTCAAAGTTGAAAGTGAAAAAGTTGTAAagttaaatgaaaaaaataaaaaacttttgacttaaaagtaaaaaatcaaagtAGTGTTGGGTTAAAAGTGTAacatccatttttttttttttttttgaaaacctccCTAAACATATTGTACAACTTCTTTATGCATGTACAACTTCTTTATGCAACAAAGTGTTGATAATTTATAATAGGTAAATTTGgattaaaaatttataaaaaaactaTTGCATATATTGATTGTCATGAAAAACATATTTCAGGACAAACTATgtgtatttcgtttgaaagaaaggaaaagaaaataaacaactatatatttttttgttgGATTTTCTGAATTAAATTTCTTTGTGTTGCCAGAAAAATGAATAGCTTAATTAACGTTGTAACAAAATTTATTTGTTAAAGAAGAGTGGTAaacttgtttctttttttttacttCATCAATATATAAAAGTTTTACTCGATATTATTTGCTTTATAATTATGCATAAGAAATCATCAATTTGTATATTAGTGTGGAAACTTCCAAATCTTTTATGTACAACTTATACATTTAGAACGCGTTGGTGGTAATAAAAATTTGGCAATTCCTTGTGAGTTATAAATCCAACACATGTCCACTTCACGACCAATTTAAGATTTGGCCAAGTTGTTACGATGTCAATCAAGACAGTCAGATTCCTTGTAAGGAAGTGTTGTTGGCAAATAACTAAAAACTTCCAAATATGATATAGTTACAACAAAAACTAGTCATGTTACCATCAATGTTGTTAACACATTCACATCTTCATGCATCATGTTGTTTTCTTGTGGTGGTCCATGATTAATTCCAGGTTATAACCTTTAAACCATATTAAATAAATCCTTTCAATCGTGTGAATAAATACAATTGATAACCATCAGAAAATCCTCTTGTACAAAGCAACTGCTTTTTAAAAATATTAGAAAATGATGGGACTAAAAGCAAACCGACCATTAGGGCATCTTTGCAGTTTCTACATATACATGGGTCTTTTCATTTTGTTCTTATTTCAAATTCAAATCTCCTTTCACTTGCTCCAATGTGTATCTTTATATCACCATGAAAGAACCACATAAAAtaaagatgaaaaaaaaaaaaaaaaagcaaagcAACTTGATCTTGTTGGCCATAGCTACCTTCAACAATGTTCTTCATAAAGGAAACATGTAACACTTCATGGATGTACCCTTTTAATTACTTACCATCTGCATACATATATACAAAAGAAGGTATTTTCTTTTTGTCAAAAAACAAAACCAGACTTACACTTTTTGATCATACATATTCATGTATGTTATATATTAATAATTTGACTTTGGTTTAAACAAGTTAATTATGGAAGATTCAAAGTAGTCAAGTACCTTTTCTGTCACAAAGTCTGGTTAAGCAGGAAAGGAAAACAATCATCACTGCAACTCCAGCTATAATTCCAATAATTATTGCTAATGTTTTGTCCACGTCATCATTCTCATCATCTGCATAGATTCACTTAATTTGAATCAATACATAAAAGTTCATTTGATTCCACTAATCTAGACCTTCAATCTTTGTTAACTATTGTATTCTGTAACTATTAAATCTATAACATTGTTAGAAAATCAGGCCCTTTGATCGAACAAACAAACACGATATTGAACATACACTTTTCGACTCTTTTGTATTACAATGAAAACAAAACCACGTACACCAAAAACGGGCTACAAACTTCGCTATTTAACATTAACCGAATACTAATCGTATACTAactcaaaaataaataaaactaacCCATAAACATATTAAAAACTAATCCTATCTTTTAACCTCTTTAAGAATCACCCCTCAACTTTCACATACGAAGTAATTAGGACTAACTCCATATGTATCCTTAACTAATGATATaatttaggggtaatttagtagATGTATCATTACATTAGTAATTAACAAGAGTAACAACCCTTTGGTGACAAAAGTATTCAGGCTCCCATGCATGCACCAAGAGATATACGCTCAGGCAAGTAAAAATATCACAACCACCACAAACCACCAGCGACCGCGGTGGAAGTGGTGGAGCAATCGCTTACCACTTCTCGAGTGAAACCCACGTTCCGAATATCTCATATAACATTTCCCCAAGTACATATCGCCCCAAGCGGACGTCCCACACTCTGATTTCAACCGTCCACTCGCCTCTTCAAGACAATCTTGACACTCACTcaaactcaaatcttgtacacaCTGCCCCACACCCTGCACACTCCCAGACCCACCCACCCGAAAATACTGCCCGTTCGCCGCCATATACGCCAACACGGCATCTCTGCGCCCCAAACTATCTGAATTGTACCCAACTGAGGGCCCACACTTCTTAAACACCTCAGTCTTGTCCTCCACTCCTAAAAAAGCTGAACTGTCAAATTTCACAAAACATCCGTCTAGCTGCATGGCCCCACCACTCGACCCGGGGCAAATGACCCCGAGTCGACTGACAGCATGGGCCACGCAGTCTCTGCAGACGGATGTCGTGAGGTCACCACGGCATTGGAACAGGCCGTAGACAATGTCGGATTGGGTGGAGCCTGGGACAGAGATTTTGAAGTTGTTGAAAGAGGCGAAAGCAGCTGAGTTGACTAGGGAAGTGAGTACTGAGTTTACGTTGGACTCATAGGGCGAACCGAGTGTGAAGTGGGACTGTGAGCATCCACCATAGATGAATGTGTCTGTTGCAGGTGTTGAAAGGGGGAAGAAGAGGGGGAAGATGAGGAATGAAAGTAGGAGAGTTTGTGGAGACATTTGTGGTAACTTTTGTTTGTGGGAGAGAGAATTGTGACATATATTTTTGTTGTGGAATTGTAGGTGATAGGCAATAATTGAGTGAATGTTGGCAGGGGTGATTTTGTCATAATGTTTTATTGtttaattataaaattataaaaaagaaaagaaacttATGATTTAATCTGTATTATATATCCATCAATACTTGCACTCAAAATAAAATGGGTGAGACTAAACAGTAAGCATACCCCATGTATGTTTAGGGCAACTCATAGGAGAAAAAGTGGAGTGATGATTAGATACATTCGGTATAAACCGTAGTCTCGTAGGAAAGTGGGTGCATTTAGCGCAACCCAATACAATTGAAGCAGTAAGAAATTTTTTAGTCTCTCAAACGTCTTCAAAATTTTTTGCGACTATAATTAGAAGGAAAGAAATATATTAGAACTACTATCAAGTGTTCATACACTTTTAAAATAGATATAGATTTGCATGATTCAGTTCAAAATCTATGGTTTGAAAAACTAGGTTTAACGCTTTGGTTCATGGGTTGAAACTTGGAACTTGGAACCGGATGTTTAAACCAAATCAAGCGTTTTGATTTATTATATGTTTAAACCCAACCGGATTGGTTTGTCATTTTTGCCGCCTCGAGCAACCCAACCGAATTGGTTTGTCATTTTTCGAAACTTAAGTTAACGTTCCACACTAGAATTTTTGTCAAAACTACAGAATATTACATGGCAGGTTACCAAGTTCTGTAATTCATCTGAACTCCTGTTTCATTTATGCTCCCACTATTGGTGTTGCGTTTATCGATAAACAATGACATATAAATCGGTTATATAATTAGAATTCCAAACTAAACTTGAGGAATATTGGTCTGTTATTATCGATCAAGTACTGTAACAAGACCACGGAAGGAAAATCATTAGCATCGGGCATCTGAATTAAACACACCACAtcaaaatataaattaattagtAGGCAATGCATTCTTTAGACATTGATCATGTTCAAGATTACATTTAATGTTCAGTCTGTTTAGCAGCCAGGGTTCGGTTAATTTAGGTAACTATATACGTAATAATCGCACCTAAGATGCTTTACTTACATTACATAATACAACACCTCAACACTAGTCCCTTCGGGTCCACCCTCCCCTCATCATTTCCTGCAAACAGAGGAACAAAAACACATAAATGCCATGCATTTTAAGGTTTTACCGATAACATAACAGTTgacatatataaaataaatagaaATAATAAAAGCACCTTCAGGAGGCTGAGTGAGTTTTCGGTTTTGCGGGGAAGTCATTTCCTTTTTGAGTTGGGTCAATATGGTTTCCATCGTGTACTCTCGTTGCCAATCAGCAAGCATGGGGAAAAGGGACGGTTCAACCTGCCAAATTTACACCCCCATGAGATTATTATCATCTAAATCCTAGATATTCGAAATTTCCTGAAGAAAATAGTACGCACCACACCCGTCTCCTGGTTGACACAGCTCATGTTTATGCGTGACTGAAATTTCACAGTCGGTGGTTTTTCTGGATACTCATGGCCGCAGAATAGTTTCAGCTGATAGATGCGCCCTTCATGAACGGTCTGACATGTAACGTCCATGAGATTGATAAAAATAAATATGTGTTTAACGAGTATTTGAAACTTGACATGTGACGAAAACAATTACTGAGATGGTGGAAAATATTTTGAGGAAACTAACATTAGGAGGACCGATGATGGTTCCTGTCCATGATTGCATGTATACATCATCGGCGTCATCCATTCCATAGCTCACAGTTCCATCACCGATTCCTTTTTCTCCTCTTTCCAGCTCTTCTAGTAATCTAAAGCTTCTGGGAACTATATTGAATAGAATTTATGTTAAATATCCTGACCAGTTGAAGTGATACATAACACTTCACATAAAGTCATTACCTCTAAAGCTTTAACAAATAAGGAAGAAGATGGGTAGTATAAGCACAACTCAAAGCAATCAAGTGCAGGTATAGAATAAATGGATACCATTGAAGGTAGGTAAACTGTCTTATGTGGTGAGCGTTAACTAACCAGTTACCAACTATGAAAGCACTTTCAAAAAGAGAAGTGAATGCCAGGTTGGAGTTATGCAAGAGCCGTGGAGTAGTGTCGGAAAACGACGATCACCTCATGGTATTATGTGAATTGGGAGTCAAATCTGGACGCAGATCTTTGGATGGTGTAAACTCCCCACATCAAAGATATGCTACTCGATTAAACAAGTGT
The sequence above is drawn from the Helianthus annuus cultivar XRQ/B chromosome 12, HanXRQr2.0-SUNRISE, whole genome shotgun sequence genome and encodes:
- the LOC110926330 gene encoding plasmodesmata-located protein 6 yields the protein MSPQTLLLSFLIFPLFFPLSTPATDTFIYGGCSQSHFTLGSPYESNVNSVLTSLVNSAAFASFNNFKISVPGSTQSDIVYGLFQCRGDLTTSVCRDCVAHAVSRLGVICPGSSGGAMQLDGCFVKFDSSAFLGVEDKTEVFKKCGPSVGYNSDSLGRRDAVLAYMAANGQYFRVGGSGSVQGVGQCVQDLSLSECQDCLEEASGRLKSECGTSAWGDMYLGKCYMRYSERGFHSRSDDENDDVDKTLAIIIGIIAGVAVMIVFLSCLTRLCDRKDGK
- the LOC110926331 gene encoding ubiquitin-conjugating enzyme E2 variant 1A; this translates as MGSDGSTVIVPRSFRLLEELERGEKGIGDGTVSYGMDDADDVYMQSWTGTIIGPPNTVHEGRIYQLKLFCGHEYPEKPPTVKFQSRINMSCVNQETGVVEPSLFPMLADWQREYTMETILTQLKKEMTSPQNRKLTQPPEGNDEGRVDPKGLVLRCCIM